The following are from one region of the Nicotiana tabacum cultivar K326 chromosome 3, ASM71507v2, whole genome shotgun sequence genome:
- the LOC107795510 gene encoding uncharacterized protein LOC107795510 isoform X1 yields the protein MERTPSACAMQWSIDLEKGLRSNKPGKSAEAILDIGPKLEWWSRESNLSAAEYKVFGLIPGEDKLFANTILLRLADAFKSGDKHMKLCIVKIFLSELKQRRRLRSKGRKDKGILSKDKLDSYRELLSRIKIVFDTGDVQERALALALFGCWAHIAKDSADVRYLILSSLVSMHVLEAKASLFAAGCFSELANDFAYVFLEMLGGLLMSSETSRVIRLAGGRAFAKMWCSLVLADRAHKTGMKLILESSEEDFSLVMLVSLSKIASKWTSLIPIQVELLFSFMAKDRGLSLQALALKCLHFILAKGIYHFHASSNVTLKLFGVINQSDFPPALQFEALRALYKMPLTNLETIPCTEILTSFSKFLQIVEFRLHSSIISERLFSVHVLASIFYKLLGIPKDAAGGIGSIVASRMITFTIDRISQLIKLVVDNPHPNKEAEQEVKSLLFILVNLVERHRDLSGIVLDKICIVIEHLVRMLNEVTSMENSGSEDHHMTELDKEDHTSTASRVLVCLSQILITCFEMLEVSTAGATQVFNRMEHLVEHVHRCSLLPVYIRVIYHFLLHYHAGYHCMWLKIGEDTVSNRNFRLSRCSSLSAYGSLSQNESLIIDCVKEILDKKDYWSSYKLGKYAACHGAWLVAAYIFGDLIPMVRSDICCLWLKSLSHLSELERQVQLFRLTLSGNTAGETTTVNQIENVVGASNKLCSLEEAFGTSVSGRAFSFQRWFITIRSKVVGTVADVLKLLSTNSFSEEASRSTERLGERILVQQSESSQGLSSLLQLLAHASSQLMRLAREFDLLGASFIGMDRKSMKIVSDFGLGCSLLAFSTGLTFLFVSSHGKQDCSIYGLETSEEQFHTLLVHDLLRRLGYIDLETSKNLRQLLDFRRSSRSCSMQEFQNEISSTSVEARDVTKLCRYSVQRFLSLQASTVHVNTGVSQIPRDALQLLFNIIFSWIQIPFRTPKHFFRLRPPISAELFITNEAGKRIDNISVLSGFQLPLTLCIQLKNISPDQLSRVSKLYCILHSRTSFQIFSESEDKKVPESSCQAWKSNHMVDLNDKLLHFTTGSPKRGGLHAMGSAEGTSVVDKFVCFDPNEKGQGFSTCLLDVSVFPVGSYQIKWHSCCIDNNGAYWSLMPLNKDQFFTVHESSNIGPLVGVP from the exons ATGGAGAGAACTCCATCGGCTTGTGCGATGCAGTGGAGCATTGACCTTGAAAAGGGCCTCCGTTCTAATAAACCTG GTAAATCTGCAGAAGCCATACTAGATATTGGGCCAAAACTTGAGTGGTGGAGTAGAGAGTCAAATCTTAGTGCTGCTGAGTACAAAGTATTCGGCTTAATTCCTGGGGAGGATAAGCTATTTGCAAATACTATCCTCCTTAGGCTTGCAGATGCATTTAAGTCAGGGGATAAACATATGAAGCTTTGCATTGTGAAGATTTTCTTGTCCGAGCTCAAGCAGAGGAGGCGATTGAGGAGCAAGGGGAGAAAAGATAAGGGGATCCTTTCGAAGGATAAATTAGATAGCTATAGAGAACTTCTAAGTAGAATAAAGATAGTATTCGACACTGGAGACGTTCAAGAGAGAGCATTGGCTTTAGCTCTATTTGGTTGTTGGGCTCATATTGCAAAAGATAGTGCTGATGTAAGATACCTCATCCTTTCAAGCTTGGTGTCTATGCATGTTCTGGAG GCAAAGGCTTCTTTGTTTGCAGCTGGATGCTTTTCTGAATTGGCGAACGACTTTGCTTATGTATTTCTGGAAATGCTTGGAGGTCTGCTGATGTCATCTGAAACATCAAGGGTTATAAGGTTAGCAGGAGGACGTGCTTTTGCTAAAATGTGGTGCTCACTTGTACTAGCGGATAGAGCTCATAAG ACTGGTATGAAGCTTATCCTAGAATCTTCAGAAGAAGACTTCTCGTTGGTGATGCTAGTTTCACTTTCCAAAATTGCTTCTAAATGGACATCTTTAATTCCTATACAG GTGGAACTACTTTTCTCATTTATGGCAAAGGACAGAGGTTTGAGCCTGCAAGCTTTGGCATTAAAATGCCTCCATTTCATTTTAGCCAAAGGAATTTATCACTTCCATGCCAGTTCAAATGTGACTCTAAAGTTGTTTGGTGTCATAAATCAGTCTGATTTTCCACCAGCTTTACAGTTTGAAGCTCTAAGAGCTTTATACAAG ATGCCGCTGACCAACCTGGAGACAATTCCATGCACAGAGATCCTCACTAGTTTCTCCAAGTTCTTACAAATTGTTGAGTTCAGACTACATTCTTCAATTATCTCAGAGAGGCTTTTCTCTGTTCATGTATTAGCTAGTATTTTTTACAAGCTTTTAGGAATACCGAAAGATGCAGCTGGTGGAATTGGTTCAATTGTTGCATCTCGCATGATTACTTTCACCATCGATCGTATCTCCCAACTAATAAAGTTAGTGGTTGATAATCCTCATCCAAACAAAGAGGCGGAGCAGGAGGTAAAGAGTTTACTCTTTATTTTAGTTAATCTGGTCGAAAGGCATCGAGATCTCTCTGGTATTGTACTGGATAAGATCTGTATAGTTATCGAACATCTGGTACGCATGCTCAATGAAGTTACCAGCATGGAGAATTCAGGCTCAGAAGATCATCATATGACAGAGCTCGACAAAGAGGACCATACATCAACTGCATCGAGAGTTTTGGTTTGTTTATCCCAGATTCTGATAACTTGCTTTGAAATGCTGGAAGTTTCCACTGCTGGTGCCACCCAAGTCTTTAACAGAATGGAGCATTTGGTTGAGCATGTGCACCGGTGCAGCTTACTTCCTGTTTACATCCGCGTAATATATCACTTTTTATTGCACTACCATGCTGGATATCACTGTATGTGGCTGAAGATAGGGGAAGATACGGTTTCTAATAGAAATTTTCGTCTATCTCGTTGTAGTTCTCTCTCAGCTTATGGTTCCCTATCCCAGAATGAAAGTCTCATTATTGACTGTGTGAAGGAAATTTTGGATAAAAAAGACTATTGGTCGTCTTATAAGCTTGGAAAATATGCGGCATGTCATGGCGCATGGTTGGTAGCTGCTTACATATTTGGGGATCTAATTCCTATGGTTCGATCTGATATCTGTTGTTTGTGGTTGAAATCCTTATCCCATCTTTCAGAATTAGAAAGGCAAGTCCAGTTGTTCAGGCTTACTCTTTCTGGAAATACTGCCGGGGAAACTACGACAGTTAATCAAATTGAAAATGTTGTTGGGGCCTCCAACAAACTTTGTTCTTTAGAGGAAGCTTTTGGTACCTCTGTTTCTGGTCGTGCTTTTAGTTTCCAGAGATGGTTTATTACTATAAGATCAAAGGTTGTTGGAACGGTAGCAGATGTACTTAAATTATTGAGCACAAATTCATTTTCAGAAGAAGCATCCAGAAGTACTGAACGACTAGGGGAAAGGATTTTGGTTCAACAGTCGGAATCTTCACAAGGACTCAGCTCTTTGTTGCAATTGCTTGCCCACGCTTCTTCTCAGCTCATGAGGCTAGCAAGAGAATTTGATCTCTTAGGAGCGTCATTCATTGGCATGGACAGAAAAAGTATGAAGATAGTTTCTGATTTTGGATTAGGTTGTTCACTATTAGCCTTTAGTACTGGATTAACATTTCTTTTTGTCAGTTCCCATGGTAAACAAGATTGTAGTATTTATGGTCTTGAAACCTCAGAGGAGCAATTTCATACTCTGCTGGTTCATGATTTATTAAGGAGACTGGGCTATATAGACTTGGAGACTAGCAAAAATTTACGGCAGCTTTTGGATTTCCGTCGAAGTTCTAGGAGCTGTTCCATGCAAGAATTCCAAAATGAAATTTCTTCCACTAGTGTTGAAGCAAGAGATGTTACTAAACTTTGTAGATATTCTGTTCAGAGATTTCTTAGTTTGCAAGCGAGTACCGTACATGTCAATACTGGGGTATCCCAAATTCCCCGTGATGCTTTGCAGTTGCTGTTCAACATTATTTTCTCGTGGATACAGATCCCTTTCCGGACTCCCAAACACTTTTTTCGATTGAG GCCTCCCATTTCTGCTGAGCTTTTCATAACAAATGAAGCTGGTAAAAGGATAGATAATATATCTGTCTTGTCAGGCTTTCAGCTCCCTCTAACTCTGTGCATTCAACTAAAAAATATATCGCCAGATCAGCTGTCTCGCGTGTCGAAGTTGTACTGCATCCTTCACTCACGAACATCCTTTCAAATATTTAGTGAAAGCGAGGATAAGAAAGTACCAGAGTCCAGTTGTCAGGCTTGGAAAAGCAATCACATGGTAGACCTTAATGACAAGCTATTGCACTTTACAACAGGGTCTCCCAAGAGGGGTGGATTACATGCTATGGGAAGTGCTGAAGGGACTTCAGTTGTGGATAAATTTGTGTGTTTTGATCCTAATGAGAAAGGGCAAGGATTTTCAACCTGCTTGCTAGATGTTTCTGTGTTTCCTGTGGGTTCTTACCAAATCAAATGGCACAGCTGTTGTATAGACAATAATGGTGCTTACTGGAGCCTTATGCCCCTGAACAAAGATCAGTTCTTCACTGTACATGAATCTTCTAATATTGGTCCTTTAGTTGGAGTACCATAG
- the LOC107795510 gene encoding uncharacterized protein LOC107795510 isoform X2 — protein sequence MERTPSACAMQWSIDLEKGLRSNKPEAILDIGPKLEWWSRESNLSAAEYKVFGLIPGEDKLFANTILLRLADAFKSGDKHMKLCIVKIFLSELKQRRRLRSKGRKDKGILSKDKLDSYRELLSRIKIVFDTGDVQERALALALFGCWAHIAKDSADVRYLILSSLVSMHVLEAKASLFAAGCFSELANDFAYVFLEMLGGLLMSSETSRVIRLAGGRAFAKMWCSLVLADRAHKTGMKLILESSEEDFSLVMLVSLSKIASKWTSLIPIQVELLFSFMAKDRGLSLQALALKCLHFILAKGIYHFHASSNVTLKLFGVINQSDFPPALQFEALRALYKMPLTNLETIPCTEILTSFSKFLQIVEFRLHSSIISERLFSVHVLASIFYKLLGIPKDAAGGIGSIVASRMITFTIDRISQLIKLVVDNPHPNKEAEQEVKSLLFILVNLVERHRDLSGIVLDKICIVIEHLVRMLNEVTSMENSGSEDHHMTELDKEDHTSTASRVLVCLSQILITCFEMLEVSTAGATQVFNRMEHLVEHVHRCSLLPVYIRVIYHFLLHYHAGYHCMWLKIGEDTVSNRNFRLSRCSSLSAYGSLSQNESLIIDCVKEILDKKDYWSSYKLGKYAACHGAWLVAAYIFGDLIPMVRSDICCLWLKSLSHLSELERQVQLFRLTLSGNTAGETTTVNQIENVVGASNKLCSLEEAFGTSVSGRAFSFQRWFITIRSKVVGTVADVLKLLSTNSFSEEASRSTERLGERILVQQSESSQGLSSLLQLLAHASSQLMRLAREFDLLGASFIGMDRKSMKIVSDFGLGCSLLAFSTGLTFLFVSSHGKQDCSIYGLETSEEQFHTLLVHDLLRRLGYIDLETSKNLRQLLDFRRSSRSCSMQEFQNEISSTSVEARDVTKLCRYSVQRFLSLQASTVHVNTGVSQIPRDALQLLFNIIFSWIQIPFRTPKHFFRLRPPISAELFITNEAGKRIDNISVLSGFQLPLTLCIQLKNISPDQLSRVSKLYCILHSRTSFQIFSESEDKKVPESSCQAWKSNHMVDLNDKLLHFTTGSPKRGGLHAMGSAEGTSVVDKFVCFDPNEKGQGFSTCLLDVSVFPVGSYQIKWHSCCIDNNGAYWSLMPLNKDQFFTVHESSNIGPLVGVP from the exons ATGGAGAGAACTCCATCGGCTTGTGCGATGCAGTGGAGCATTGACCTTGAAAAGGGCCTCCGTTCTAATAAACCTG AAGCCATACTAGATATTGGGCCAAAACTTGAGTGGTGGAGTAGAGAGTCAAATCTTAGTGCTGCTGAGTACAAAGTATTCGGCTTAATTCCTGGGGAGGATAAGCTATTTGCAAATACTATCCTCCTTAGGCTTGCAGATGCATTTAAGTCAGGGGATAAACATATGAAGCTTTGCATTGTGAAGATTTTCTTGTCCGAGCTCAAGCAGAGGAGGCGATTGAGGAGCAAGGGGAGAAAAGATAAGGGGATCCTTTCGAAGGATAAATTAGATAGCTATAGAGAACTTCTAAGTAGAATAAAGATAGTATTCGACACTGGAGACGTTCAAGAGAGAGCATTGGCTTTAGCTCTATTTGGTTGTTGGGCTCATATTGCAAAAGATAGTGCTGATGTAAGATACCTCATCCTTTCAAGCTTGGTGTCTATGCATGTTCTGGAG GCAAAGGCTTCTTTGTTTGCAGCTGGATGCTTTTCTGAATTGGCGAACGACTTTGCTTATGTATTTCTGGAAATGCTTGGAGGTCTGCTGATGTCATCTGAAACATCAAGGGTTATAAGGTTAGCAGGAGGACGTGCTTTTGCTAAAATGTGGTGCTCACTTGTACTAGCGGATAGAGCTCATAAG ACTGGTATGAAGCTTATCCTAGAATCTTCAGAAGAAGACTTCTCGTTGGTGATGCTAGTTTCACTTTCCAAAATTGCTTCTAAATGGACATCTTTAATTCCTATACAG GTGGAACTACTTTTCTCATTTATGGCAAAGGACAGAGGTTTGAGCCTGCAAGCTTTGGCATTAAAATGCCTCCATTTCATTTTAGCCAAAGGAATTTATCACTTCCATGCCAGTTCAAATGTGACTCTAAAGTTGTTTGGTGTCATAAATCAGTCTGATTTTCCACCAGCTTTACAGTTTGAAGCTCTAAGAGCTTTATACAAG ATGCCGCTGACCAACCTGGAGACAATTCCATGCACAGAGATCCTCACTAGTTTCTCCAAGTTCTTACAAATTGTTGAGTTCAGACTACATTCTTCAATTATCTCAGAGAGGCTTTTCTCTGTTCATGTATTAGCTAGTATTTTTTACAAGCTTTTAGGAATACCGAAAGATGCAGCTGGTGGAATTGGTTCAATTGTTGCATCTCGCATGATTACTTTCACCATCGATCGTATCTCCCAACTAATAAAGTTAGTGGTTGATAATCCTCATCCAAACAAAGAGGCGGAGCAGGAGGTAAAGAGTTTACTCTTTATTTTAGTTAATCTGGTCGAAAGGCATCGAGATCTCTCTGGTATTGTACTGGATAAGATCTGTATAGTTATCGAACATCTGGTACGCATGCTCAATGAAGTTACCAGCATGGAGAATTCAGGCTCAGAAGATCATCATATGACAGAGCTCGACAAAGAGGACCATACATCAACTGCATCGAGAGTTTTGGTTTGTTTATCCCAGATTCTGATAACTTGCTTTGAAATGCTGGAAGTTTCCACTGCTGGTGCCACCCAAGTCTTTAACAGAATGGAGCATTTGGTTGAGCATGTGCACCGGTGCAGCTTACTTCCTGTTTACATCCGCGTAATATATCACTTTTTATTGCACTACCATGCTGGATATCACTGTATGTGGCTGAAGATAGGGGAAGATACGGTTTCTAATAGAAATTTTCGTCTATCTCGTTGTAGTTCTCTCTCAGCTTATGGTTCCCTATCCCAGAATGAAAGTCTCATTATTGACTGTGTGAAGGAAATTTTGGATAAAAAAGACTATTGGTCGTCTTATAAGCTTGGAAAATATGCGGCATGTCATGGCGCATGGTTGGTAGCTGCTTACATATTTGGGGATCTAATTCCTATGGTTCGATCTGATATCTGTTGTTTGTGGTTGAAATCCTTATCCCATCTTTCAGAATTAGAAAGGCAAGTCCAGTTGTTCAGGCTTACTCTTTCTGGAAATACTGCCGGGGAAACTACGACAGTTAATCAAATTGAAAATGTTGTTGGGGCCTCCAACAAACTTTGTTCTTTAGAGGAAGCTTTTGGTACCTCTGTTTCTGGTCGTGCTTTTAGTTTCCAGAGATGGTTTATTACTATAAGATCAAAGGTTGTTGGAACGGTAGCAGATGTACTTAAATTATTGAGCACAAATTCATTTTCAGAAGAAGCATCCAGAAGTACTGAACGACTAGGGGAAAGGATTTTGGTTCAACAGTCGGAATCTTCACAAGGACTCAGCTCTTTGTTGCAATTGCTTGCCCACGCTTCTTCTCAGCTCATGAGGCTAGCAAGAGAATTTGATCTCTTAGGAGCGTCATTCATTGGCATGGACAGAAAAAGTATGAAGATAGTTTCTGATTTTGGATTAGGTTGTTCACTATTAGCCTTTAGTACTGGATTAACATTTCTTTTTGTCAGTTCCCATGGTAAACAAGATTGTAGTATTTATGGTCTTGAAACCTCAGAGGAGCAATTTCATACTCTGCTGGTTCATGATTTATTAAGGAGACTGGGCTATATAGACTTGGAGACTAGCAAAAATTTACGGCAGCTTTTGGATTTCCGTCGAAGTTCTAGGAGCTGTTCCATGCAAGAATTCCAAAATGAAATTTCTTCCACTAGTGTTGAAGCAAGAGATGTTACTAAACTTTGTAGATATTCTGTTCAGAGATTTCTTAGTTTGCAAGCGAGTACCGTACATGTCAATACTGGGGTATCCCAAATTCCCCGTGATGCTTTGCAGTTGCTGTTCAACATTATTTTCTCGTGGATACAGATCCCTTTCCGGACTCCCAAACACTTTTTTCGATTGAG GCCTCCCATTTCTGCTGAGCTTTTCATAACAAATGAAGCTGGTAAAAGGATAGATAATATATCTGTCTTGTCAGGCTTTCAGCTCCCTCTAACTCTGTGCATTCAACTAAAAAATATATCGCCAGATCAGCTGTCTCGCGTGTCGAAGTTGTACTGCATCCTTCACTCACGAACATCCTTTCAAATATTTAGTGAAAGCGAGGATAAGAAAGTACCAGAGTCCAGTTGTCAGGCTTGGAAAAGCAATCACATGGTAGACCTTAATGACAAGCTATTGCACTTTACAACAGGGTCTCCCAAGAGGGGTGGATTACATGCTATGGGAAGTGCTGAAGGGACTTCAGTTGTGGATAAATTTGTGTGTTTTGATCCTAATGAGAAAGGGCAAGGATTTTCAACCTGCTTGCTAGATGTTTCTGTGTTTCCTGTGGGTTCTTACCAAATCAAATGGCACAGCTGTTGTATAGACAATAATGGTGCTTACTGGAGCCTTATGCCCCTGAACAAAGATCAGTTCTTCACTGTACATGAATCTTCTAATATTGGTCCTTTAGTTGGAGTACCATAG